TTAAATTCATTTACCTTCCAACTCCACCCTCCATCGTATGTGCTGTACAGTTGATTCGCTAAAAGCATGAATGATAATGAATCGTGACAATGAATCATTTTCGGTGAAGTCATACCCGGAATTGTCAATTTTTCAAAAGTGATGCCTCCATCTCTGGTTCTGTAAAATGCATTATCCTGATTACCAATAAAACCGTTTTTACTATCATAAAAATCTAAAGAATATGCGGACTGTAGCGGAATCACTAGCCTCATCCACGAGCCACCATTGTTAGTTGTCTTAAAAACAGAACCATTTATTGAAGCATATACGGTCCCATCATCGAAAACCTCCAAATCGGAAAAAATAAAATATTCCGTTGACGAATAACGATTTATCCAACTCATCCCATGGTCACTACTGGAAAAAATATTCCCACTGTTTGTAAGCCAAATTTCCCCATTATTCTTGATTCGGAGATTGTTCGGATAAGGAGGTGCCTGAGTTACTGTATCAAAAGATAAAAAAAGATTATCAGTCTTAAACAGGTATTCAGAACCTGTCATATAAACCGTTGTATCGTTTGCGATTAAAACCGAGCTGGGATAAAAAACCGGGCAGAATTTTTTACTCCAGTTTTTCCCCTTGTCTTTTGATATGTAGATTTGCGGCGCAGCGGATATTGCAACCACTAAACCCGATCTGTTAAAATCAGCACAAGTAAACGGAGTATCCTCAGTTGCAATCCTTACCTCCCATGGTTCTGAGATTACTGGTCCTGACGCAACAAATGTTGCTCCACTACCGGCCGTATAAACCCTGCCGTTTAGAATCTGAAGGTCAGTGTAAAAGTAGCTGTTTTCCGGAAAGTTTCCTTCACTCCATGTTAAACCTTTGTCAGTGGTAATAAGAATACTTTTGGAGACTTCTGACCCAAACCAAGGTCTCAGAACGACAATTGTAGAGGAATCAATAAACCTGATTTTTTTTGGGTCGCCTTCAGCAGAATCACCATGATCTTTAAACCTCCATGTCGCCCCACGATCGGTTGAAAGGGCTGTTTGAACGATACGGGTCGAATATATTGGTGGGACAAAAAAGTAACGGTAACCGGCGAAAACGATATTATCGCCCCATGTATCTACTGTACTGATGGTCTCGATACCGCGTGGTGTCGGGAAGATGTTAAAAGTTGAACCCCCATCGGTGGTCCTGTAAACGCTGTTGCCGAATACCCAGCCGTTATTTATATCTTTAAATTCTATATCACGAAAATTACCGAGCGTAGTATCCAGAGTAGTCCAGTCAGTTCCTCCGTTGGTGGTTTTTAGTATTCTCCAAATCGGGCTTGAAATCGATCCCTGGTTTACATGTACATAACCGATGGCTGTGGTAAAAAATTGGACTCTAACTACTTCTACTGATGCGGGAAGAATGATGTTAGACCAGTTGTTGCCTCCATCCGATGTTTTAGCAATTAAGTTACCGGAACTTCCGAGCACACTGAAGTAATTCAAGGCATCAACAAAATTCAACTCATCACTAAGATTTGGGGGTAGATCATGAGTGTACCTCCAAGTTGTCCCCCCATCAGTGCTCCTGATAATTTTCTTTAAACTCCCCACCCTGTGAGTAGCGATAACATTTAAAGAATCTATCAGATAAAAACTCTTTATCGTTCCACTCATCGGAGTCAAATTAACATGACTCCATTGACCATTTAATATAAGATTAAAAACCAAAAAAATAATTGATGCATATTTCATAATATTGTTCCCTATTTATTTTACTAAAATAAAAATATTATAACAATTAACCTAATAATCTTGTTTTGGTATTGTTTTCTTCCTACCCATATATCGCAGCAGGGGCTGAACATTCAACCCCGCTACGGGGGTAGAATTATTTGTAGT
This genomic window from Ignavibacteria bacterium contains:
- a CDS encoding T9SS type A sorting domain-containing protein, which gives rise to MSGTIKSFYLIDSLNVIATHRVGSLKKIIRSTDGGTTWRYTHDLPPNLSDELNFVDALNYFSVLGSSGNLIAKTSDGGNNWSNIILPASVEVVRVQFFTTAIGYVHVNQGSISSPIWRILKTTNGGTDWTTLDTTLGNFRDIEFKDINNGWVFGNSVYRTTDGGSTFNIFPTPRGIETISTVDTWGDNIVFAGYRYFFVPPIYSTRIVQTALSTDRGATWRFKDHGDSAEGDPKKIRFIDSSTIVVLRPWFGSEVSKSILITTDKGLTWSEGNFPENSYFYTDLQILNGRVYTAGSGATFVASGPVISEPWEVRIATEDTPFTCADFNRSGLVVAISAAPQIYISKDKGKNWSKKFCPVFYPSSVLIANDTTVYMTGSEYLFKTDNLFLSFDTVTQAPPYPNNLRIKNNGEIWLTNSGNIFSSSDHGMSWINRYSSTEYFIFSDLEVFDDGTVYASINGSVFKTTNNGGSWMRLVIPLQSAYSLDFYDSKNGFIGNQDNAFYRTRDGGITFEKLTIPGMTSPKMIHCHDSLSFMLLANQLYSTYDGGWSWKVNEFNTQPDYGWFGWMYMFNQLDGIFLGRSKENVFITSNRGNTPVELSAFTATQSGNKVVLQWTTETETNNMGFEIERKYKYGDWKKIAFSKGSGTSTRRIYYGYDDLEAKAPAILYYRLKQIDYDGRFSYSDEVEVILGEVPENYAINQNYPNPFNPNTKVSFSLPEENEVVIRVYNAMGELVKEFNRGILPHGNFDQNIEMGDSPSGIYFCQVFCTNTVSGRTKSLTTKMVLMK